In one window of Bos taurus isolate L1 Dominette 01449 registration number 42190680 breed Hereford chromosome 4, ARS-UCD2.0, whole genome shotgun sequence DNA:
- the KCNH2 gene encoding voltage-gated inwardly rectifying potassium channel KCNH2 isoform X6, translating into MPVRRGHVAPQNTFLDTIIRKFEGQSRKFIIANARVENCAVIYCNDGFCELCGYSRAEVMQRPCTCDFLHGPRTQRRAAAQIAQALLGAEERKVEIAFYRKDGSCFLCLVDVVPVKNEDGAVIMFILNFEVVMEKGLVGSPARDTNHRAPPTSWLAAGRAKTFRLKLPALLALTARDSSVRPGSAGGAGAPGAVVVDVDLTPAAPSSESLALDEVTAMDNHVAGRAAEERRALVGPGSPPPPPPPPPLPACVPGPHPSPRAHSLNPDASGSSCSLARTRSRESCASVRRASSADDIEAMRTGALPPPPPRHASTGAMHPLRSGLLNSTSDSDLVRYRTISKIPQITLNFVDLKGDPFLASPTSDREIIAPKIKERTHNVTEKVTQVLSLGADVLPEYKLQAPRIHRWTILHYSPFKAVWDWLILLLVIYTAVFTPYSAAFLLKETEEAPLAPDCGYACQPLAVVDLIVDIMFIVDILINFRTTYVNANEEVVSHPGRIAVHYFKGWFLIDMVAAIPFDLLIFGSGSEELIGLLKTARLLRLVRVARKLDRYSEYGAAVLFLLMCTFALIAHWLACICSLTSVGFGNVSPNTNSEKIFSICVMLIGSLMYASIFGNVSAIIQRLYSGTARYHTQMLRVREFIRFHQIPNPLRQRLEEYFQHAWSYTNGIDMNAVLKGFPECLQADICLHLNRSLLQHCKPFRGATKGCLRALAMKFKTTHAPPGDTLVHAGDLLTALYFISRGSIEILRGDVVVAILGKNDIFGEPLNLYARPGKSNGDVRALTYCDLHKIHRDDLLEVLDMYPEFSDHFWSSLEITFNLRDTNMIPGSPGSAELEGGFNRQRKRKLSFRRRTDKDPEQPGEVSALGPSRAGAGPSGRGRQGGPWGESLSSGPSSPESSEDEGPGRSSSPLRLVPFSSPRPPGEPPGGDPLTEDGEKSSDTCNPLSGAFSGVSNIFSFWGDSRGRQYQELPRCPAPAPSLLNIPLSSPGRRPRGDVETRLDALQRQLNRLETRLSADMATVLQLLQRQMTLVPPAYSAVTTPGPGPASTSPLLPAGPIPTLTLDSLSQVSQFMACEELPQDGPTRRLSLPGQLGALTSQPLHRHGSDPGS; encoded by the exons GGAGCTGCTTCCTGTGCCTGGTGGATGTGGTACCTGTGAAGAATGAAGATGGAGCCGTCATCATGTTCATTCTCAACTTTGAGGTGGTGAtggagaagggcctggtgggGTCGCCGGCCCGGGACACCAACCACCGCGCCCCTCCCACCAGCTGGCTGGCCGCCG GCCGCGCCAAGACCTTCCGATTGAAGCTACCCGCGCTGCTGGCCTTGACTGCCCGGGATTCGTCGGTGCGGCCGGGTAGCGCAGGCGGTGCGGGCGCCCCGGGGGCCGTGGTGGTGGACGTGGACTTGACGCCCGCGGCCCCCAGCAGCGAGTCCCTGGCCCTGGATGAGGTGACGGCCATGGACAACCACGTGGCGGGGAGGGCGGCGGAGGAGCGGCGCGCGCTGGTGGGTCCCGGCTCGCCGCCGCCCCCGCCTCCTCCGCCGCCTCTGCCGGCTTGTGTGCCAGGCCCGCATCCATCGCCCCGGGCGCACAGCCTCAACCCTGATGCCTCAGGCTCCAGCTGCAGTCTGGCCCGGACGCGCTCACGAGAGAGCTGCGCCAGCGTGCGCCGGGCCTCCTCTGCCGACGACATCGAGGCCATGCGCACCGGGGCGCTGCCCCCGCCACCGCCGCGCCACGCCAGCACCG ggGCCATGCACCCCCTGCGCAGCGGCCTGCTTAACTCCACCTCTGATTCGGACCTCGTGCGCTACCGCACCATCAGCAAGATCCCCCAGATCACCCTCAACTTCGTGGATCTCAAGGGCGACCCCTTCCTGGCTTCGCCCACCAGCGACAGGGAGATCATAGCCCCTAAGATAAAGGAGCGGACCCACAACGTCACCGAGAAGGTCACCCAG GTCCTGTCCCTGGGGGCTGACGTGCTGCCGGAGTACAAGCTGCAGGCGCCCCGCATCCACCGCTGGACCATCCTGCACTACAGCCCCTTCAAGGCCGTGTGGGACTGGCTCATCCTGCTCCTGGTCATCTACACCGCGGTCTTCACCCCCTACTCAGCCGCCTTCCTGCTGAAGGAGACTGAAGAGGCGCCCCTGGCCCCCGACTGTGGCTACGCCTGCCAGCCGCTGGCTGTGGTGGACCTCATCGTCGACATCATGTTCATCGTGGACATCCTCATCAACTTCCGCACCACCTACGTCAACGCCAACGAGGAGGTGGTCAGCCACCCCGGCCGCATCGCCGTCCACTACTTCAAGGGCTGGTTCCTCATTGACATGGTGGCCGCCATCCCCTTTGACCTGCTCATCTTCGGCTCTGGCTCCGAGGAG CTGATTGGGCTGCTGAAGACGGCGCGGCTGCTGCGGCTGGTACGTGTGGCCCGGAAGCTGGACCGATACTCGGAATATGGGGCGGCCGTGCTCTTTCTGCTCATGTGCACCTTCGCACTCATCGCGCACTGGCTGGCCTGCATCTG CAGCCTCACCAGCGTGGGCTTCGGCAACGTGTCCCCCAACACCAACTCGGAGAAGATCTTTTCCATCTGTGTCATGCTCATTGGCT ccctcaTGTATGCCAGTATCTTCGGCAACGTGTCGGCCATCATCCAGCGGCTATACTCGGGCACAGCGCGCTACCACACACAGATGCTCCGTGTTCGGGAGTTCATCCGCTTCCACCAGATCCCCAACCCGCTGCGCCAGCGCCTTGAGGAGTACTTCCAGCATGCCTGGTCCTACACCAACGGCATCGACATGAATGCG gtgCTGAAGGGCTTCCCCGAGTGCCTGCAGGCTGACATCTGTCTGCACCTGAACCGCTCGCTGCTGCAGCACTGCAAGCCCTTCCGAGGGGCCACCAAGGGCTGCCTGCGGGCCCTGGCCATGAAGTTCAAGACGACGCACGCACCGCCCGGAGACACGCTGGTGCACGCCGGGGACCTGCTCACAGCCCTCTACTTCATCTCCCGGGGCTCCATCGAGATCCTGCGGGGTGACGTGGTCGTGGCCATCCTGG GGAAGAACGACATCTTCGGAGAGCCTCTGAACCTGTACGCGCGCCCTGGGAAGTCCAACGGGGACGTGCGGGCCCTCACCTACTGCGACCTGCACAAGATCCACCGCGACGACCTGCTGGAGGTGCTGGACATGTACCCCGAGTTCTCTGACCACTTCTGGTCCAGCCTGGAGATCACCTTCAACCTGCGGGAT ACCAACATGATCCCCGGCTCTCCGGGCAGCGCGGAGTTGGAGGGCGGGTTCAACCGGCAACGCAAACGCAAGCTGTCCTTCCGACGGCGCACGGACAAGG ACCCGGAGCAGCCAGGGGAGGTGTCGGCCTTGGGGCCGAGCCGGGCGGGGGCAGGGCCGAGTGGCCGGGGCCGGCAGGGGGGGCCGTGGGGGGAGAGCCTGTCCAGCGGCCCCTCCAGCCCCGAGAGCAGTGAGGATGAGGGCCCAGGCCGCAGCTCCAGCCCCCTCCGCCTGGTGCCCTTCTCCAGCCCCAGGCCCCCCGGAGAGCCGCCGGGTGGGGACCCCCTGACCGAGGATGGCGAGAAGAGCAGCGACACTTGTAACCCACTATCAG GCGCCTTCTCAGGAGTGTCCAACATCTTCAGCTTCTGGGGGGACAGCCGTGGCCGCCAGTACCAGGAGCTGCCTCGCtgtcctgcccccgcccccagcctcctCAACATCCCCCTTTCCAGCCCTGGCCGTCGGCCGCGGGGAGACGTGGAGACCAGGCTGGACGCCCTCCAGAGGCAGCTCAATAG GCTGGAGACCCGGCTGAGTGCAGACATGGCCACCGTCCTGCAGCTGCTGCAGAGACAGATGACGCTGGTCCCGCCAGCCTACAGTGCTGTGACCACCCCGGGGCCCGGCCCCGCCTCCACCTCCCCCCTGCTGCCCGCaggccccatccccaccctcacCCTGGACTCGCTTTCTCAG GTTTCCCAGTTCATGGCGTGCGAGGAGCTGCCCCAAGACGGACCCACTCGACGCCTCTCCCTGCCGGGCCAGCTGGGGGCCCTAACCTCCCAGCCCCTGCACAGACATGGCTCAGACCCGGGAAGTTAG
- the KCNH2 gene encoding voltage-gated inwardly rectifying potassium channel KCNH2 isoform 1 (isoform 1 is encoded by transcript variant 1), which yields MPVRRGHVAPQNTFLDTIIRKFEGQSRKFIIANARVENCAVIYCNDGFCELCGYSRAEVMQRPCTCDFLHGPRTQRRAAAQIAQALLGAEERKVEIAFYRKDGSCFLCLVDVVPVKNEDGAVIMFILNFEVVMEKGLVGSPARDTNHRAPPTSWLAAGRAKTFRLKLPALLALTARDSSVRPGSAGGAGAPGAVVVDVDLTPAAPSSESLALDEVTAMDNHVAGRAAEERRALVGPGSPPPPPPPPPLPACVPGPHPSPRAHSLNPDASGSSCSLARTRSRESCASVRRASSADDIEAMRTGALPPPPPRHASTGAMHPLRSGLLNSTSDSDLVRYRTISKIPQITLNFVDLKGDPFLASPTSDREIIAPKIKERTHNVTEKVTQVLSLGADVLPEYKLQAPRIHRWTILHYSPFKAVWDWLILLLVIYTAVFTPYSAAFLLKETEEAPLAPDCGYACQPLAVVDLIVDIMFIVDILINFRTTYVNANEEVVSHPGRIAVHYFKGWFLIDMVAAIPFDLLIFGSGSEELIGLLKTARLLRLVRVARKLDRYSEYGAAVLFLLMCTFALIAHWLACIWYAIGNMEQPHMDSRIGWLHNLGDQIGKPYNSSGLGGPSIKDKYVTALYFTFSSLTSVGFGNVSPNTNSEKIFSICVMLIGSLMYASIFGNVSAIIQRLYSGTARYHTQMLRVREFIRFHQIPNPLRQRLEEYFQHAWSYTNGIDMNAVLKGFPECLQADICLHLNRSLLQHCKPFRGATKGCLRALAMKFKTTHAPPGDTLVHAGDLLTALYFISRGSIEILRGDVVVAILGKNDIFGEPLNLYARPGKSNGDVRALTYCDLHKIHRDDLLEVLDMYPEFSDHFWSSLEITFNLRDTNMIPGSPGSAELEGGFNRQRKRKLSFRRRTDKDPEQPGEVSALGPSRAGAGPSGRGRQGGPWGESLSSGPSSPESSEDEGPGRSSSPLRLVPFSSPRPPGEPPGGDPLTEDGEKSSDTCNPLSGAFSGVSNIFSFWGDSRGRQYQELPRCPAPAPSLLNIPLSSPGRRPRGDVETRLDALQRQLNRLETRLSADMATVLQLLQRQMTLVPPAYSAVTTPGPGPASTSPLLPAGPIPTLTLDSLSQVSQFMACEELPQDGPTRRLSLPGQLGALTSQPLHRHGSDPGS from the exons GGAGCTGCTTCCTGTGCCTGGTGGATGTGGTACCTGTGAAGAATGAAGATGGAGCCGTCATCATGTTCATTCTCAACTTTGAGGTGGTGAtggagaagggcctggtgggGTCGCCGGCCCGGGACACCAACCACCGCGCCCCTCCCACCAGCTGGCTGGCCGCCG GCCGCGCCAAGACCTTCCGATTGAAGCTACCCGCGCTGCTGGCCTTGACTGCCCGGGATTCGTCGGTGCGGCCGGGTAGCGCAGGCGGTGCGGGCGCCCCGGGGGCCGTGGTGGTGGACGTGGACTTGACGCCCGCGGCCCCCAGCAGCGAGTCCCTGGCCCTGGATGAGGTGACGGCCATGGACAACCACGTGGCGGGGAGGGCGGCGGAGGAGCGGCGCGCGCTGGTGGGTCCCGGCTCGCCGCCGCCCCCGCCTCCTCCGCCGCCTCTGCCGGCTTGTGTGCCAGGCCCGCATCCATCGCCCCGGGCGCACAGCCTCAACCCTGATGCCTCAGGCTCCAGCTGCAGTCTGGCCCGGACGCGCTCACGAGAGAGCTGCGCCAGCGTGCGCCGGGCCTCCTCTGCCGACGACATCGAGGCCATGCGCACCGGGGCGCTGCCCCCGCCACCGCCGCGCCACGCCAGCACCG ggGCCATGCACCCCCTGCGCAGCGGCCTGCTTAACTCCACCTCTGATTCGGACCTCGTGCGCTACCGCACCATCAGCAAGATCCCCCAGATCACCCTCAACTTCGTGGATCTCAAGGGCGACCCCTTCCTGGCTTCGCCCACCAGCGACAGGGAGATCATAGCCCCTAAGATAAAGGAGCGGACCCACAACGTCACCGAGAAGGTCACCCAG GTCCTGTCCCTGGGGGCTGACGTGCTGCCGGAGTACAAGCTGCAGGCGCCCCGCATCCACCGCTGGACCATCCTGCACTACAGCCCCTTCAAGGCCGTGTGGGACTGGCTCATCCTGCTCCTGGTCATCTACACCGCGGTCTTCACCCCCTACTCAGCCGCCTTCCTGCTGAAGGAGACTGAAGAGGCGCCCCTGGCCCCCGACTGTGGCTACGCCTGCCAGCCGCTGGCTGTGGTGGACCTCATCGTCGACATCATGTTCATCGTGGACATCCTCATCAACTTCCGCACCACCTACGTCAACGCCAACGAGGAGGTGGTCAGCCACCCCGGCCGCATCGCCGTCCACTACTTCAAGGGCTGGTTCCTCATTGACATGGTGGCCGCCATCCCCTTTGACCTGCTCATCTTCGGCTCTGGCTCCGAGGAG CTGATTGGGCTGCTGAAGACGGCGCGGCTGCTGCGGCTGGTACGTGTGGCCCGGAAGCTGGACCGATACTCGGAATATGGGGCGGCCGTGCTCTTTCTGCTCATGTGCACCTTCGCACTCATCGCGCACTGGCTGGCCTGCATCTGGTACGCCATAGGCAACATGGAGCAGCCGCATATGGACTCCCGCATCGGCTGGCTGCACAACCTGGGCGATCAGATCGGCAAGCCCTACAACAGCAGCGGCCTGGGCGGCCCCTCCATCAAAGACAAGTATGTCACCGCCCTCTACTTCACCTTCAGCAGCCTCACCAGCGTGGGCTTCGGCAACGTGTCCCCCAACACCAACTCGGAGAAGATCTTTTCCATCTGTGTCATGCTCATTGGCT ccctcaTGTATGCCAGTATCTTCGGCAACGTGTCGGCCATCATCCAGCGGCTATACTCGGGCACAGCGCGCTACCACACACAGATGCTCCGTGTTCGGGAGTTCATCCGCTTCCACCAGATCCCCAACCCGCTGCGCCAGCGCCTTGAGGAGTACTTCCAGCATGCCTGGTCCTACACCAACGGCATCGACATGAATGCG gtgCTGAAGGGCTTCCCCGAGTGCCTGCAGGCTGACATCTGTCTGCACCTGAACCGCTCGCTGCTGCAGCACTGCAAGCCCTTCCGAGGGGCCACCAAGGGCTGCCTGCGGGCCCTGGCCATGAAGTTCAAGACGACGCACGCACCGCCCGGAGACACGCTGGTGCACGCCGGGGACCTGCTCACAGCCCTCTACTTCATCTCCCGGGGCTCCATCGAGATCCTGCGGGGTGACGTGGTCGTGGCCATCCTGG GGAAGAACGACATCTTCGGAGAGCCTCTGAACCTGTACGCGCGCCCTGGGAAGTCCAACGGGGACGTGCGGGCCCTCACCTACTGCGACCTGCACAAGATCCACCGCGACGACCTGCTGGAGGTGCTGGACATGTACCCCGAGTTCTCTGACCACTTCTGGTCCAGCCTGGAGATCACCTTCAACCTGCGGGAT ACCAACATGATCCCCGGCTCTCCGGGCAGCGCGGAGTTGGAGGGCGGGTTCAACCGGCAACGCAAACGCAAGCTGTCCTTCCGACGGCGCACGGACAAGG ACCCGGAGCAGCCAGGGGAGGTGTCGGCCTTGGGGCCGAGCCGGGCGGGGGCAGGGCCGAGTGGCCGGGGCCGGCAGGGGGGGCCGTGGGGGGAGAGCCTGTCCAGCGGCCCCTCCAGCCCCGAGAGCAGTGAGGATGAGGGCCCAGGCCGCAGCTCCAGCCCCCTCCGCCTGGTGCCCTTCTCCAGCCCCAGGCCCCCCGGAGAGCCGCCGGGTGGGGACCCCCTGACCGAGGATGGCGAGAAGAGCAGCGACACTTGTAACCCACTATCAG GCGCCTTCTCAGGAGTGTCCAACATCTTCAGCTTCTGGGGGGACAGCCGTGGCCGCCAGTACCAGGAGCTGCCTCGCtgtcctgcccccgcccccagcctcctCAACATCCCCCTTTCCAGCCCTGGCCGTCGGCCGCGGGGAGACGTGGAGACCAGGCTGGACGCCCTCCAGAGGCAGCTCAATAG GCTGGAGACCCGGCTGAGTGCAGACATGGCCACCGTCCTGCAGCTGCTGCAGAGACAGATGACGCTGGTCCCGCCAGCCTACAGTGCTGTGACCACCCCGGGGCCCGGCCCCGCCTCCACCTCCCCCCTGCTGCCCGCaggccccatccccaccctcacCCTGGACTCGCTTTCTCAG GTTTCCCAGTTCATGGCGTGCGAGGAGCTGCCCCAAGACGGACCCACTCGACGCCTCTCCCTGCCGGGCCAGCTGGGGGCCCTAACCTCCCAGCCCCTGCACAGACATGGCTCAGACCCGGGAAGTTAG
- the KCNH2 gene encoding voltage-gated inwardly rectifying potassium channel KCNH2 isoform X2 → MRWLDCITNSMDMSLRSCFLCLVDVVPVKNEDGAVIMFILNFEVVMEKGLVGSPARDTNHRAPPTSWLAAGRAKTFRLKLPALLALTARDSSVRPGSAGGAGAPGAVVVDVDLTPAAPSSESLALDEVTAMDNHVAGRAAEERRALVGPGSPPPPPPPPPLPACVPGPHPSPRAHSLNPDASGSSCSLARTRSRESCASVRRASSADDIEAMRTGALPPPPPRHASTGAMHPLRSGLLNSTSDSDLVRYRTISKIPQITLNFVDLKGDPFLASPTSDREIIAPKIKERTHNVTEKVTQVLSLGADVLPEYKLQAPRIHRWTILHYSPFKAVWDWLILLLVIYTAVFTPYSAAFLLKETEEAPLAPDCGYACQPLAVVDLIVDIMFIVDILINFRTTYVNANEEVVSHPGRIAVHYFKGWFLIDMVAAIPFDLLIFGSGSEELIGLLKTARLLRLVRVARKLDRYSEYGAAVLFLLMCTFALIAHWLACIWYAIGNMEQPHMDSRIGWLHNLGDQIGKPYNSSGLGGPSIKDKYVTALYFTFSSLTSVGFGNVSPNTNSEKIFSICVMLIGSLMYASIFGNVSAIIQRLYSGTARYHTQMLRVREFIRFHQIPNPLRQRLEEYFQHAWSYTNGIDMNAVLKGFPECLQADICLHLNRSLLQHCKPFRGATKGCLRALAMKFKTTHAPPGDTLVHAGDLLTALYFISRGSIEILRGDVVVAILGKNDIFGEPLNLYARPGKSNGDVRALTYCDLHKIHRDDLLEVLDMYPEFSDHFWSSLEITFNLRDTNMIPGSPGSAELEGGFNRQRKRKLSFRRRTDKDPEQPGEVSALGPSRAGAGPSGRGRQGGPWGESLSSGPSSPESSEDEGPGRSSSPLRLVPFSSPRPPGEPPGGDPLTEDGEKSSDTCNPLSGAFSGVSNIFSFWGDSRGRQYQELPRCPAPAPSLLNIPLSSPGRRPRGDVETRLDALQRQLNRLETRLSADMATVLQLLQRQMTLVPPAYSAVTTPGPGPASTSPLLPAGPIPTLTLDSLSQVSQFMACEELPQDGPTRRLSLPGQLGALTSQPLHRHGSDPGS, encoded by the exons GGAGCTGCTTCCTGTGCCTGGTGGATGTGGTACCTGTGAAGAATGAAGATGGAGCCGTCATCATGTTCATTCTCAACTTTGAGGTGGTGAtggagaagggcctggtgggGTCGCCGGCCCGGGACACCAACCACCGCGCCCCTCCCACCAGCTGGCTGGCCGCCG GCCGCGCCAAGACCTTCCGATTGAAGCTACCCGCGCTGCTGGCCTTGACTGCCCGGGATTCGTCGGTGCGGCCGGGTAGCGCAGGCGGTGCGGGCGCCCCGGGGGCCGTGGTGGTGGACGTGGACTTGACGCCCGCGGCCCCCAGCAGCGAGTCCCTGGCCCTGGATGAGGTGACGGCCATGGACAACCACGTGGCGGGGAGGGCGGCGGAGGAGCGGCGCGCGCTGGTGGGTCCCGGCTCGCCGCCGCCCCCGCCTCCTCCGCCGCCTCTGCCGGCTTGTGTGCCAGGCCCGCATCCATCGCCCCGGGCGCACAGCCTCAACCCTGATGCCTCAGGCTCCAGCTGCAGTCTGGCCCGGACGCGCTCACGAGAGAGCTGCGCCAGCGTGCGCCGGGCCTCCTCTGCCGACGACATCGAGGCCATGCGCACCGGGGCGCTGCCCCCGCCACCGCCGCGCCACGCCAGCACCG ggGCCATGCACCCCCTGCGCAGCGGCCTGCTTAACTCCACCTCTGATTCGGACCTCGTGCGCTACCGCACCATCAGCAAGATCCCCCAGATCACCCTCAACTTCGTGGATCTCAAGGGCGACCCCTTCCTGGCTTCGCCCACCAGCGACAGGGAGATCATAGCCCCTAAGATAAAGGAGCGGACCCACAACGTCACCGAGAAGGTCACCCAG GTCCTGTCCCTGGGGGCTGACGTGCTGCCGGAGTACAAGCTGCAGGCGCCCCGCATCCACCGCTGGACCATCCTGCACTACAGCCCCTTCAAGGCCGTGTGGGACTGGCTCATCCTGCTCCTGGTCATCTACACCGCGGTCTTCACCCCCTACTCAGCCGCCTTCCTGCTGAAGGAGACTGAAGAGGCGCCCCTGGCCCCCGACTGTGGCTACGCCTGCCAGCCGCTGGCTGTGGTGGACCTCATCGTCGACATCATGTTCATCGTGGACATCCTCATCAACTTCCGCACCACCTACGTCAACGCCAACGAGGAGGTGGTCAGCCACCCCGGCCGCATCGCCGTCCACTACTTCAAGGGCTGGTTCCTCATTGACATGGTGGCCGCCATCCCCTTTGACCTGCTCATCTTCGGCTCTGGCTCCGAGGAG CTGATTGGGCTGCTGAAGACGGCGCGGCTGCTGCGGCTGGTACGTGTGGCCCGGAAGCTGGACCGATACTCGGAATATGGGGCGGCCGTGCTCTTTCTGCTCATGTGCACCTTCGCACTCATCGCGCACTGGCTGGCCTGCATCTGGTACGCCATAGGCAACATGGAGCAGCCGCATATGGACTCCCGCATCGGCTGGCTGCACAACCTGGGCGATCAGATCGGCAAGCCCTACAACAGCAGCGGCCTGGGCGGCCCCTCCATCAAAGACAAGTATGTCACCGCCCTCTACTTCACCTTCAGCAGCCTCACCAGCGTGGGCTTCGGCAACGTGTCCCCCAACACCAACTCGGAGAAGATCTTTTCCATCTGTGTCATGCTCATTGGCT ccctcaTGTATGCCAGTATCTTCGGCAACGTGTCGGCCATCATCCAGCGGCTATACTCGGGCACAGCGCGCTACCACACACAGATGCTCCGTGTTCGGGAGTTCATCCGCTTCCACCAGATCCCCAACCCGCTGCGCCAGCGCCTTGAGGAGTACTTCCAGCATGCCTGGTCCTACACCAACGGCATCGACATGAATGCG gtgCTGAAGGGCTTCCCCGAGTGCCTGCAGGCTGACATCTGTCTGCACCTGAACCGCTCGCTGCTGCAGCACTGCAAGCCCTTCCGAGGGGCCACCAAGGGCTGCCTGCGGGCCCTGGCCATGAAGTTCAAGACGACGCACGCACCGCCCGGAGACACGCTGGTGCACGCCGGGGACCTGCTCACAGCCCTCTACTTCATCTCCCGGGGCTCCATCGAGATCCTGCGGGGTGACGTGGTCGTGGCCATCCTGG GGAAGAACGACATCTTCGGAGAGCCTCTGAACCTGTACGCGCGCCCTGGGAAGTCCAACGGGGACGTGCGGGCCCTCACCTACTGCGACCTGCACAAGATCCACCGCGACGACCTGCTGGAGGTGCTGGACATGTACCCCGAGTTCTCTGACCACTTCTGGTCCAGCCTGGAGATCACCTTCAACCTGCGGGAT ACCAACATGATCCCCGGCTCTCCGGGCAGCGCGGAGTTGGAGGGCGGGTTCAACCGGCAACGCAAACGCAAGCTGTCCTTCCGACGGCGCACGGACAAGG ACCCGGAGCAGCCAGGGGAGGTGTCGGCCTTGGGGCCGAGCCGGGCGGGGGCAGGGCCGAGTGGCCGGGGCCGGCAGGGGGGGCCGTGGGGGGAGAGCCTGTCCAGCGGCCCCTCCAGCCCCGAGAGCAGTGAGGATGAGGGCCCAGGCCGCAGCTCCAGCCCCCTCCGCCTGGTGCCCTTCTCCAGCCCCAGGCCCCCCGGAGAGCCGCCGGGTGGGGACCCCCTGACCGAGGATGGCGAGAAGAGCAGCGACACTTGTAACCCACTATCAG GCGCCTTCTCAGGAGTGTCCAACATCTTCAGCTTCTGGGGGGACAGCCGTGGCCGCCAGTACCAGGAGCTGCCTCGCtgtcctgcccccgcccccagcctcctCAACATCCCCCTTTCCAGCCCTGGCCGTCGGCCGCGGGGAGACGTGGAGACCAGGCTGGACGCCCTCCAGAGGCAGCTCAATAG GCTGGAGACCCGGCTGAGTGCAGACATGGCCACCGTCCTGCAGCTGCTGCAGAGACAGATGACGCTGGTCCCGCCAGCCTACAGTGCTGTGACCACCCCGGGGCCCGGCCCCGCCTCCACCTCCCCCCTGCTGCCCGCaggccccatccccaccctcacCCTGGACTCGCTTTCTCAG GTTTCCCAGTTCATGGCGTGCGAGGAGCTGCCCCAAGACGGACCCACTCGACGCCTCTCCCTGCCGGGCCAGCTGGGGGCCCTAACCTCCCAGCCCCTGCACAGACATGGCTCAGACCCGGGAAGTTAG